In Thermodesulforhabdus norvegica, a single window of DNA contains:
- the alaC gene encoding alanine transaminase, with the protein MDWNVEEVVKQGRMRRLPPYVFAQVNDLKMKLRREGRDIIDLGMGNPDMPTPKHIVDKLVEASLKPHNHRYSASRGITKLRHAIADWYKRRYGVEIDPETEAVVTIGAKEGLSHLVLSLVSPGDVVLVPNPTYPIHPYSVVIAGGDVRSIPIGPERDFLEDLDNAVRQTWPRPKMLIISFPHNPTTVVVDKAFFEQVVQYAREHKIIVIHDFAYADITFDGYRAPSFLEVEGAKDVGVEFFSMSKSYSMAGWRVGFCVGNRHIVHALTRIKSYLDYGIFQPIQIASIIALNGDQSCVQAIVDTYRSRRDVLIQGLNRIGWTVDPPKGTMFVWARIPEEYRKMGSVEFSKFLIEKAEVAVSPGLGFGEYGDEYVRFALVENEHRIRQAVRNMRKLFNSGS; encoded by the coding sequence ATGGATTGGAATGTAGAAGAAGTTGTAAAGCAAGGGCGTATGAGGCGTCTCCCGCCCTATGTTTTTGCTCAGGTTAACGACTTGAAAATGAAACTTCGGCGAGAGGGGCGGGACATCATAGACCTGGGAATGGGTAACCCCGACATGCCCACTCCAAAGCATATCGTGGACAAACTTGTTGAAGCCTCCCTTAAGCCCCATAATCATCGTTATTCTGCGTCTAGAGGCATAACCAAACTCCGTCATGCCATTGCCGACTGGTATAAGAGAAGGTATGGCGTTGAAATCGATCCGGAGACGGAAGCCGTTGTGACAATTGGAGCCAAGGAAGGGCTGAGTCATTTGGTGCTTTCTCTTGTGTCTCCCGGCGATGTGGTCCTGGTGCCAAATCCCACATACCCGATCCATCCTTACTCGGTTGTCATAGCAGGCGGTGATGTTCGGTCCATCCCCATTGGCCCCGAAAGAGATTTTCTTGAAGATCTGGACAACGCTGTAAGGCAAACCTGGCCTCGTCCCAAGATGCTCATAATCTCATTTCCCCATAACCCCACAACCGTGGTAGTGGATAAGGCCTTTTTTGAGCAGGTTGTCCAGTATGCCCGTGAGCACAAGATCATAGTAATCCACGACTTTGCCTATGCAGACATAACCTTCGACGGCTATAGAGCTCCAAGCTTTCTGGAAGTGGAAGGTGCAAAGGATGTAGGTGTCGAGTTCTTTTCCATGTCCAAAAGCTACAGCATGGCGGGATGGCGGGTGGGATTTTGTGTCGGGAACAGACACATAGTTCACGCCCTTACCAGAATAAAGAGCTATCTGGATTACGGTATTTTCCAGCCCATACAGATTGCTTCAATTATTGCCCTGAACGGAGATCAATCCTGTGTGCAGGCCATTGTGGACACCTATCGCTCCCGCCGGGATGTGCTGATACAGGGCTTGAATAGAATCGGCTGGACCGTGGACCCGCCTAAAGGAACCATGTTTGTCTGGGCCAGGATTCCCGAGGAATACAGGAAAATGGGGTCTGTAGAATTTTCCAAGTTTCTGATAGAAAAAGCCGAAGTTGCCGTATCCCCGGGACTGGGATTTGGTGAATACGGCGACGAGTACGTAAGGTTTGCTCTGGTTGAA